catctCGATAATGGATTTGCCCTTAACCTATGCTTTCACATGATCACTCGACGTTAACATAAATTGTGTGTGTAGGtcagttattttttattttatttttgtgacaGCAAGGGTTAGTTTGTAACTAATTCCCACGTTGAATTTTATTCTACTCGTTAAAAGTATGTTAATTATGGCAGAACATGCAGTTGATCATGATACCTCTTGAATTTTTACTGTTctccaaaaacaattttttactGTTCACAAAATGGTGATCCATCAATTTAGCTAGTTTCCACTATAAATATAATGAATGGTTTTTCTTTAGTATCAATTTACGTATCAACTAGCAAGCAAAAAGATCCCAAAATGCAAAAGTAAAAACGATAACTTAGAGAACAGATAGCGTTAGGATTTTGACCTTAGGAAACAACATCGAAAACTCCAGTGTAcctttcttttgtcttttagatctcttgctttcttttctttttgtcagcTTAACTCTTTTGCCCTTTCATTAGATCTCTTATCCTTTTTAtacccttttcttttacatgtgaattgttttataaaacaaatataacgttttatttttagattgtAAATAATGACGACTACTTCATCATTTATAAGCCATGGATATTTACGATCTTCaatatttacattattttctactatataatattttaatccgTTACTTAATGTCAATTTGACACTTCGACTGAAAATCTCTTAATTgataatatacattttttgttaatttttacattcaTTTGCAGTAAATTAATTCTTAGCTTTCAATTAAAATCTATTTCCGTTTTGTTCAAGTATGATTTACCTCAGCGGCATTTCTgaatttaatcaaattatgGAAAGACTCTAACAAAAACTTACCATATATGatcaattttttgtaaaaaaataaaaataataatgattttaaaggtgcagatttattttcaaaatttcatatccactatataaattttattgttgCATATCGATGACCACAACTAGCCTAAATCGTAATCGAATAATACATAGCTCAAATTATTGTtaagttctttctttttgtctttatagGATAGTATAGAAGAGAAGCATGAGGCGTGAACAGAAATTATAAGATTAATAGaaaatgtttaataattaGAACCGAccacataaaatattaatacttGTCTCCCAACatatgaatattattattaaaacttGTACCAACGATAACTTTTGAATAGTTTAATTTCTCAGTCAATACTCGCCAAACATATTGTAGCTTTTTCTATCTCCATGATCTCCATTCACATTTTCACTCTATAAATACGCATCTCACTCGTTGTCTCTCTTTATACTTCAACCAACTGCTCTCTATCTCTGTGTTTCCCTCTCTCTATACTGCCGTCCATTAATGGCGGCCAAAGTCTTCACTCAGAACCCTATCTATTCTCAATCTCTAGTTAGAGACAAAACTCCTCAACAGAAACACAATCTTGACCATTTCTCTATATCCCAGCACACCTCTAAAAGACTCgttgtctcttcttctacaaTGTCCCCTCcgatttcatcttctccactctctcttccttcttcttcttcttctcaggcCATTCCTCCTTCTCGAGCACCTGCAGTGACTCTACCGTTGTCTCGGGTTTGGAGAGAGATACAAGGGAGCAATAACTGGGAAAATCTCATTGAACCTCTAAGCCCTATTCTCCAACAAGAGATCACTCGCTACGGGAACTTACTCTCCGCTTCTTACAAAGGGTTtgatctaaaccctaactccaAACGTTACTTGAGTTGCAAGTATGGAAAAAAGAACTTGCTTAAAGAATCCGGAATCCATGACCCTGATGGCTACCAAGTCACCAAGTATATCTACGCCACACCAGACATCAACCTCAACCCTATCAAGAACGAGCCTAACCGTGCACGTTGGATCGGTTATGTAGCGGTTTCTTCTGATGAATCGGTGAAACGTTTGGGAAGGAGGGATATTTTGGTGACGTTTCGTGGCACTGTCACCAACCATGAGTGGTTAGCTAACCTAAAGAGCTCTTTGACTCCGGCTAGGCTTGATCCTCATAACCCTCGTCCTGATGTCAAGGTCGAATCCGGGTTCTTAGGTTTATACACATCCGGTGAGAGCGAGAGCAAATTCGGGCTAGAAAGCTGCCGTGAGCAGCTTCTCTCCGAGATCTCGAGGCTTATGAACAAGCACAAAGGCGAGGAAATAAGCATAACACTTGCGGGACATAGTATGGGGAGTTCTCTAGCTCAGCTTCTAGCTTACGACATAGCGGAACTCGGTATGAACCAGAGAAGGGACGAAAAACCTGTTCCGGTGACCGTGTTTTCGTTTGCTGGTCCTAGAGTTGGTAACTTGGGGTTCAAAAAACGGTGTGAGGAGCTAGGAGTTAAAGTCTTGAGGATCACGAATGTAAACGAT
This sequence is a window from Arabidopsis thaliana chromosome 1 sequence. Protein-coding genes within it:
- the DGL gene encoding alpha/beta-Hydrolases superfamily protein (DONGLE (DGL); CONTAINS InterPro DOMAIN/s: Lipase, class 3 (InterPro:IPR002921); BEST Arabidopsis thaliana protein match is: alpha/beta-Hydrolases superfamily protein (TAIR:AT2G31690.1); Has 1183 Blast hits to 1177 proteins in 252 species: Archae - 0; Bacteria - 234; Metazoa - 21; Fungi - 238; Plants - 544; Viruses - 3; Other Eukaryotes - 143 (source: NCBI BLink).), whose translation is MAAKVFTQNPIYSQSLVRDKTPQQKHNLDHFSISQHTSKRLVVSSSTMSPPISSSPLSLPSSSSSQAIPPSRAPAVTLPLSRVWREIQGSNNWENLIEPLSPILQQEITRYGNLLSASYKGFDLNPNSKRYLSCKYGKKNLLKESGIHDPDGYQVTKYIYATPDINLNPIKNEPNRARWIGYVAVSSDESVKRLGRRDILVTFRGTVTNHEWLANLKSSLTPARLDPHNPRPDVKVESGFLGLYTSGESESKFGLESCREQLLSEISRLMNKHKGEEISITLAGHSMGSSLAQLLAYDIAELGMNQRRDEKPVPVTVFSFAGPRVGNLGFKKRCEELGVKVLRITNVNDPITKLPGFLFNENFRSLGGVYELPWSCSCYTHVGVELTLDFFDVQNISCVHDLETYITLVNRPRCSKLAVNEDNFGGEFLNRTSELMFSKGRRQALHFTNAATNAAYLLCSISNHMLYYNIF